One stretch of Amycolatopsis tolypomycina DNA includes these proteins:
- a CDS encoding MBL fold metallo-hydrolase: MTGRWIEVAEGVHARRYEELDLTVGLVVGTERCLVVDTRGDLEQGAELAAAIREITPLPWVVVYTHAHFDHAWGTEAFLPCEVWAHQGCAAELGTDIDAVRAKWIAHYRKEGKPDIADAIARTTITGPDHTFTDHVELDLGGRTAVLLHPGPAHTGHDVVVHVPDAAVVFGGDVVEHAEAGFSEFSFSDESDLTAWPAAFDAILALEPRVVVPGHGEPVDAEFVRYHRDGLHELITLKAGVGRGETTEVAAVAASRYPSDVTLAALATP, translated from the coding sequence ATGACCGGCCGCTGGATCGAGGTCGCCGAGGGCGTGCACGCCCGCCGCTACGAGGAGCTGGACCTGACCGTCGGGCTGGTCGTGGGCACCGAACGCTGCCTGGTCGTCGACACGCGCGGCGACCTCGAGCAGGGCGCCGAGCTCGCGGCCGCCATCCGTGAGATCACGCCGCTGCCGTGGGTCGTCGTCTACACGCACGCGCACTTCGACCACGCCTGGGGCACCGAGGCGTTCCTGCCGTGCGAGGTCTGGGCGCACCAGGGCTGCGCGGCCGAACTGGGGACGGACATCGACGCCGTCCGCGCGAAGTGGATCGCCCACTACCGCAAGGAGGGCAAACCGGACATCGCCGACGCGATCGCCCGCACGACCATCACCGGCCCGGACCACACGTTCACCGACCACGTCGAACTCGACCTCGGCGGCCGCACGGCTGTCCTGCTGCACCCCGGCCCCGCGCACACCGGCCACGACGTCGTGGTGCACGTGCCGGACGCGGCTGTGGTCTTCGGCGGCGACGTCGTCGAGCACGCCGAAGCCGGGTTCAGCGAGTTTTCGTTCAGCGACGAGAGCGACCTGACCGCCTGGCCGGCCGCGTTCGACGCGATCCTGGCGCTGGAACCCCGCGTCGTCGTGCCCGGCCACGGCGAGCCGGTCGACGCGGAGTTCGTCCGCTACCACCGCGACGGCCTGCACGAGCTGATCACGCTCAAGGCCGGCGTGGGCCGCGGCGAGACGACCGAAGTGGCCGCCGTCGCCGCGTCCCGCTACCCCAGCGACGTCACCCTGGCCGCGCTGGCGACGCCTTAG